A window of Candidatus Eisenbacteria bacterium contains these coding sequences:
- a CDS encoding alpha/beta hydrolase translates to MSSPASRLVDLGQGRRIEVLSAGSGAPLLFLHGAGGIPQWEGVLPILSSSFTVHAPLLPGYGQSVGLEALDDHFDLFFHCFDVMEALGVERPYVVGESLGGWIAAEMAALRPKEIGRLALAAPIGLWRDEAPVVDIFGYTTSELVPFLFHDTTCPAAQMMLGVGAMLSDKDDRTEAQVEFLLALGRGFKTAAKFLFPIPERGLERRLHRITAPTLVVWGAEDRLVQPLYGKIFVEKIRGARLLTIPKAGHLIGAEQPEPYGRALVAFGRGEQPR, encoded by the coding sequence ATGAGCTCGCCGGCATCGCGCCTCGTCGACCTCGGCCAGGGCCGGCGCATCGAGGTCTTGAGCGCGGGGAGCGGTGCTCCGCTCCTCTTCCTGCACGGCGCCGGCGGCATCCCGCAGTGGGAGGGCGTGCTGCCGATCCTCTCGTCGAGCTTCACGGTCCACGCGCCGCTCCTTCCGGGCTACGGCCAGTCGGTCGGTCTCGAGGCGCTGGACGACCACTTCGATCTCTTCTTCCACTGCTTCGACGTCATGGAAGCGCTCGGCGTCGAGCGCCCCTACGTCGTGGGCGAGTCCCTCGGCGGATGGATCGCCGCCGAGATGGCGGCGCTGCGGCCGAAGGAGATCGGCCGGCTCGCCCTCGCCGCCCCGATCGGCCTGTGGCGCGACGAGGCGCCGGTGGTCGACATCTTCGGCTACACGACGAGCGAGCTGGTGCCGTTCCTGTTCCACGACACCACCTGCCCCGCCGCGCAGATGATGCTCGGCGTCGGCGCGATGCTCTCCGACAAGGACGATCGCACCGAGGCGCAGGTCGAGTTCCTGCTGGCCCTCGGGCGCGGCTTCAAGACCGCCGCCAAGTTCCTCTTCCCGATCCCCGAGCGCGGCCTCGAGCGGCGCCTGCATCGCATCACGGCGCCGACGCTCGTCGTCTGGGGCGCGGAGGACCGGCTCGTGCAGCCGCTCTACGGCAAGATCTTCGTCGAGAAGATCCGTGGCGCGCGGCTGCTGACGATCCCGAAGGCGGGTCACCTGATCGGCGCCGAGCAACCGGAGCCGTACGGGCGCGCGCTCGTCGCGTTCGGCCGCGGCGA
- a CDS encoding LLM class flavin-dependent oxidoreductase yields the protein MKLSWFHLMPWRWLPDDFRDRYHSVWVDLPNRLYDPERGHRLYNEYLDMLEYADQMGFDAVGVNEHHQNAYGMMPSPNIMAAALARRTKNAMLLVLGNSIALYNPPIRVAEEFAMLDVISGGRLIAGFPVGTSMDTNYCYGENPATLRDKYREAHDLIIKAWAEREPFPWNGKYTKLRYVNLWPQPIQKPHPPIWVPGLGSLETWDFCLDHDYNYSYLSFSGYKRAQKMMDGYWEHAAKRGKSENPHRGAFFQQICVSDTDAQCEKEWWPHVDYFFNRCLHLYPGTSGAPGYMSEASLRAGIVAQVGNTSQNMGMNKTWKELCEQRYIVAGSPATVRQQLEELAKSLRVGHLAIGAHIGSAPIALTNRSTYLFATQVMAHLRPIFSEYDDIAWPKALPADERVQPGAQSAAVQATAERKVGAAA from the coding sequence CAATCGCCTCTACGATCCCGAGCGCGGCCACCGGCTCTACAACGAGTATCTGGACATGCTCGAGTACGCCGACCAGATGGGCTTCGACGCCGTCGGCGTGAACGAGCACCACCAGAACGCCTACGGCATGATGCCGTCGCCGAACATCATGGCCGCTGCGCTCGCGCGGCGGACGAAGAACGCCATGCTGCTCGTCCTCGGCAACTCGATCGCGCTCTACAACCCGCCCATCCGCGTGGCCGAGGAGTTCGCGATGCTCGACGTCATCTCGGGCGGGCGACTCATCGCCGGGTTCCCCGTCGGCACGTCGATGGACACGAACTACTGCTACGGCGAGAACCCGGCCACGCTGCGCGACAAGTATCGCGAGGCGCACGACCTCATCATCAAGGCGTGGGCCGAGCGCGAGCCGTTCCCGTGGAACGGCAAGTACACGAAGCTGCGCTACGTGAACCTCTGGCCGCAGCCGATCCAGAAGCCGCACCCGCCCATCTGGGTGCCGGGGCTGGGCTCGCTCGAGACGTGGGACTTCTGCCTCGACCACGACTACAACTACAGCTACCTCTCGTTCAGCGGCTACAAGCGCGCCCAGAAGATGATGGACGGCTACTGGGAGCACGCCGCCAAGCGCGGCAAGAGCGAGAACCCCCACCGCGGAGCCTTCTTCCAGCAGATCTGCGTCTCCGACACCGACGCCCAGTGCGAGAAGGAGTGGTGGCCGCACGTCGACTACTTCTTCAATCGCTGCCTGCACCTCTACCCGGGCACGTCGGGCGCACCGGGGTACATGAGCGAGGCGTCGCTGCGCGCCGGCATCGTGGCCCAGGTCGGCAACACGTCGCAGAACATGGGCATGAACAAGACGTGGAAGGAGCTGTGCGAGCAGCGCTACATCGTCGCCGGCTCGCCGGCCACCGTGCGCCAGCAGCTCGAAGAGCTCGCGAAGTCGCTCCGGGTCGGCCACCTCGCCATCGGCGCCCACATCGGCAGCGCGCCGATCGCGCTCACGAACCGCAGCACGTACCTCTTCGCGACCCAGGTGATGGCGCACCTGCGGCCCATCTTCTCGGAGTACGACGACATCGCGTGGCCGAAGGCGCTGCCCGCCGACGAGCGCGTGCAGCCGGGCGCCCAGAGCGCCGCCGTGCAGGCGACCGCCGAGCGCAAGGTCGGAGCCGCGGCATGA